DNA from Bradyrhizobium diazoefficiens USDA 110:
TCGTCTATCTGATCTCCGGCTTCCGCTGGAGCTTCTACGAGATCGCCGATGTGAGTGTGGCCGTCAGCATCTGCATGACGACGGCGTTCCTGGTGATCTGCCTGGTCGCGATCTGGTGGATTTTCCGCACTGGGTACCGGCTGAAGAATTGACCCCTGTCGTCATTCCGGGGCGTGCGAAGCACGAGCCCGGAATCCATCGTGCGACAGAGTTGGTGGATGAATGGATTCCGGGCTCGCGACTTCGTCGCGCCCCGGAATGACAATCACCGATAGCAATGGAAGCGGTGATAGCCGTCATAATACCCGCGGCAGTGACGGTAGTGACGGTGGGGAATGCCCAGCACGCCCTCGACCGCGCCCACGGCGCCGCCGACACCGGCACCGACCGCGCCTCCGACCACACCGCCCACCGGGCCGGCAATGCGGTTGCCTTCATGGGCGCCTTCCTGGGCACCGCGCACGATGCCCTGGGCATGGCCGGCTTGCGGCAGCGATAACAGCGCGAGCAGGATGGCGGCGGCTGCGAAAAGCAGGTGGACAGGTAAACGTAAACCGGCCGGCAATTGCGCAGCGGCGATACGGACTTTGTTCATCTTCGATCCCAAGGGAAATACAAGAGGTCAACGGCGGCGAAAACCGCCTGTCAGGTAGGCCATGTTCAACGCCCGGAGCGGCCAAATGGTTGCGCCTTTGTGACGAATTGTCGACGTCGTGAACGCATCTCCGCTCGCGAAAATGTCAGCATCGCCGCGGGCGGCGCGGCACAAAGCGGCCTTGCTTACATCAGGCATCACGTTAACGATGGCCGGGCCGGCTGCTGGAACGAAAGCCGGATTGCAGGCATAGTGCACGCCGGGGGACGGAGAGCCGCGGCGCTTGCGTGAACAGGCCGGAGGCCAGAACTCAAATGCGTTTTCAGATGCGTTCGTTTTTCATTACTTTCACCTCCCTGCTGCTTTTGAGCGCGGGCACCGCGCAGGCCAAGGTCGAAATCACCATCGACAAGGACAATCAGCAGATGACCGTCGCCGTCGACGGCGTCGCGCGCTATCACTGGCCGGTGTCGACGGGCATTCCCTCGCGCGAGACGCCGAACGGAGCGTTCCGCACCTTCCGCATGGAAGAGGACCACTACTCCAAGGAATTCGACGACGCGCCGATGCCGCACGCGATCTTTTTCACCAAGGTCGGGCACGCCATTCACGGCACCGACTCGGTCGGCCGTCTCGGCACGCCGGCATCCCATGGCTGCGTGCGGCTGTCGCGCCAGAACGCATCGACGCTCTATGCGCTGGTGCAGCAGCAGGGCGTGCTCAACACCACGGTGACGCTGACCGGCTCGGCGCAGGTGGCGCTGGCGCGCAATCCGCGCGGCCGCACCAACAATGCGGTGGCACGCGCACCGCAGCCTGCGGAAGAGCAGTACGCCACATCAGGCGATCCCGTGAATCTGACGCCGCCGGCGCAGCCCGCCCGCCGCTACATGCCGCAGGACGACAATTACATCTACCCTGCCGACGGCAGCGACACCGGTGCGCGCTATCCGGCGCCGCGTCCGGCCAGCCGCCCGCTCTATGACGCGCAGGTCTATCAGCAGCAGCCGCAGCAATATTACAATCAGGGCTACGGCCAGCAGGGCTACTATCAGCCACAGCCCCGCCAGTACTACCAGCCGCGCGGCTACTACTATCAGAACTGACGCTACCTGAACTGACGCTATCTGAACGCGGCGTCGCCGCGTTCGACGATCTTTCGCGCAGCATCGACGAAAGCGCGGGCGACCGGCTCGAGGATCTCGGGGCCGGTCGCGCCGAGATCGTCCGACGGCGTGTGGAACGTGCGATGGCGGCCGGCCATGCCGAGGAAATTGGGATAGCCCGCCGCGTGCACGTCGCGCAGCTCGCCGACCGCCTGCTTCTCCGTCACCAGACGTTTTGCCGCGACCCCGGCGAAGGCCTCGTCCGTCAGCGCAACGGCGGATTTGCTCAGCACGAGATAGCGCTCTTCCTCCGGCCGCTCGGTGCGGGCGCCTTCCGCAAAGCCATAGCACGCGTTCGACGAACCGAAATGGATCCACGCCAGCGTGTCCTTCGGCGCCGGCGCGCCGTGCTTCAGGAACAGCTCCATGCCGCCGTGACCGATTTCATGGCCTGCGGTGGCGATGAAGACGAGATGCGCCGGCCATTTTTCGGCAGCGACGGTGCGCGCCAGCGCGAGGAAGTTGGCGATGCCGGGGCCACGCTCGCAGACGCAAGAGTACCAGCCGGTCATCGGCGTCGAGACGACGATGGTCGGCCCGCGGCCGGCGCCGGTCTCGGCGATCACGTTGCGGCCGGCGACATCGCGCTCATAATGCCCTTTGACGTCGAAGGTGACGGGTTCGCCCGAGGCGATTGCGCGCTCGAATGTCGCGCGCGACCTGGCACCGACCACCATCACCGGCACCGGCCAGGGCGCATCCTCCTGCGTGACGTTGTAGGCGAAACGATCGTCCGCGGGATTGCCGATCGTCAGCAGGATGGCCGCCGGCTTCCTCGCCGCCGCTTCCGCGATCGCGTCGCGATGGGCGGGGCCGAGATAGGCGCCGCGATCGAATGGCAGCTCCAGCCAGAGGATCTTGCCGGCAACGTCACCGTCGCGCGCAAGCAGCGCGGACAGATGGAAGCTGGCCTTGTCTTCCGGCGGCCACCAGAATGGCGTCGCCTCGATGCTCGTGCCGCTCGCCTCGGCGCTGGCCTGCTCGACGACATATTGCCGGCCGAGCACGACGGGCTGGAAGCTGACCTCGAACCCGGCCTGCTTCATCTCGCCGGCAATCCAGTCCGCCGTCGCGCGGTCGCCGGGCGAGCCGAAGCGGTGCAGGCCGAAGGATTCGTAGCGCGCGACGTCCGCATAGAGGCTCGCGCCCGAAAGCACATCCTTGGCTGCCGCCTGCCCGACCATGAGAACCGCCATCGTTGCGATGAAGATAAGCCGCATATGAATCGTCCCCGGACCGATCCTTTTTTTGGAGGGCCAGTTTCGGCCTTCCACGGCCTCCGTCAACCGCCTGTCGACCACGGGACTGGACGAAACAAGCGAAGATTTCATATGCTTTCCTTTCCCTTGGTCCTTTCACTTGGGCTGCGAACTGTGATGCCGTCACGTGCCGCGACGATCCTGACCGTGCTCTCGGTTCTCACAGCAGGAGAAGCCATGGCCTTGGATCTCGAGGCGCATCGCGGCGGGCGGGCGCTGCTACCGGAAAACACCCTGCCGGCCTTCGCCAACGCGCTGTCGATGGGCGTGGACACACTGGAGCTCGACGTCGGCGTCACCGCCGATGGCGCGGTCATCATCTCGCATGAACGCGGGCTCAATCCCGATCTGGCACGGGATGCGAACGGCGCCTATGTCGCTCCGCCCGGCACGCCCTTCGTACGACTGCGGCTCGAAGAGGTCGGGAGCTATGACGTCGGCCAGCTCCGTCCGGACAGTGCCTACGCCAAGCAATTCCCCGAGCAGCGCGCCGTCCCGGGGACACGCATTCCCACCTTGAGGCAGTTGTTCGCGCTGGTGCGCAAATCCGGCAACGATCGCGTGCGCTTCAACATCGAGACCAAGATCGATCCGAACCATCCGGACGAATCCCTCGACCCGCAAGGTTTTGTCACCAAACTGCTCGGGCTGATCGAGGCCGAGAAGTTTTCCGAGCGCGTCATGATCCAGTCGTTCGACTGGAGGACCCTGCAGCTCGTCCAGCAGCAGGCACCGACCATTCCGACCGTGTACCTGACGCTCCAGCGCGGTTCAGGACAGACCGTGGTGCTGGACAAGGCCACCAACTGGACCGCGGGTTTCAGCCCCGCCGATCACGGCGGCTCGCTGCCGCGAACCATCAAGGCTGCGGGCGGCGCGATCTGGTCGCCCTATTTCGGCGATGTGACTGCGGCCCTCGTCTCGGAGGCTCACGGGCTCGGGCTGCGCGTCGTGGTCTGGACGGTCAACAAGCCCGAGGACATGACGCGCATGATCGAGATCGGCGTCGACGGAATCATCTCGGATAGGCCCGACCTGTTGCGGCAGGTTGCGGGCGAGAAGGGACTTGCGCTGCCGGCGGGAACGCCGGTGGCGCCTTGAGCGGTCTCGTGTCCCGGACGCAGCGCAGCGTGCAACGCTGCTCCGCAGAGCCGGGACCCGGAATGATGGGCCCCGGCTCTGCAGCGCACCGCTGAAGAAGCGCTGCGCTGCGTCCGGGGCACGAGACATCGCAAAAACCTACTCCCCATCCCTCAAGCGCCGGTACAGCGCGCCCAGAATGTTGGAATAATCGTCGGTCCAGACCCGCACCCTGTCGTCGGCTTCGGTCTGCTCCCAGACCTTGGACGAGGCGATCTTGCCGACGTCGGCCTCCTCGCGCGCGGAGATGACGACGTCGGTCGAGAAGATGTAGTCGGCATCCCGCCCGGAATCCTCGTTGAAGACCCAGCTCTTGAGATCGTTGGCGTCGGCGATGCCGACCACGACGGTTTCGAGATCGAGATGCCGGTTGGACACGTGCATCACCACGGCGCCGTGCGGAGCGAGCTTGTCCTTGTAGATCTTCATCGCCTCCTCGGTCGCAAGATGGATCGGGATCGCATCCGACGAATAGGCATCGACGATGATCAAGTCATAGGCGCCGTCCGGCTCCTTCGCGAAGGTCAGGCGTGCGTCCCCGATCACCGGCTTCAGGTCCGGCAGGCAGCTCGAGATGTAGCGAAAATTCTTCGGGTCGCGCGCAGCATCCACCATCGACTGGTCGATCTCGAAGAATTTCCAGCTCTCCCCGGGCTCGGCGGCGCAGGCGAGCGTGCCCGATCCGACGCCGATCGCGGCGACCTTCAGCGGCGCGCCCTTGCGCTCGCGGAGCGCGGTGATGGCCTGACCGATGCCGCCGTCCTTGTGATAATAGGTGATCGCCTCGGGCCGCCCGGTGACCGGCGTGCCGTCATTGTTGCGGAAGCGCTCGGCGCCGTGGATCGTGGTGCCGTGCATCAGCACGTGGAAATAGCCGCCGGGCGTCTCCACGATCTTGTGGACGCCGAAGAAGCTGCGCACGGTGGTGACGCGGCCTTCGTCCGCCGGATAGACACGGATCAACGCCAGCGCGAGCGCAACCGTGGCAAAGATCTTCCAGCGGCCGGCATTGAGCGCCAATGCCAGCAGCGCGGCGAGCACGCCGACGGAGCCGGCGATCCAGACGCGGTGGTCCTCGAACCAGGTCGAAAGGCTGCCTGTGGTGTAGGACGGCGCAACGAGCGCCACCGCGAGCGCGGCGAGCGCCAGCCAGTACCATTTGACGATGCGGGCAACACGCTCGTTGGCGGACGGGCGGCACAGCGCCGCGAGCGCGATCAGGATCGGATATTCGGCGATCCATGAGAAGGTGAATGGAGCAACGAGGCCTGCAAAGAGGCCGCCGACCATGCCGCCGAACGACAGCGCGACATAGAAGCCGGTGAGATATTTGGCGGCCGGCCGGGTCCGCGCCAATTCGCCGTGACAGGCCATGGCGATGACGAAGAAGCACAATTGATGACCGCCGAGCGTCAGCAGCAGATTCTGTTCGCCCCCGAAGGCCAGCAGGAAGACCACGCCCGCGATCGCGACCGGCTGGAGCATCAGCATCCATTTGTGCGGCAGCAGCGGTCGCGACTGGAACACCACCACCCAGGTGAGCAAATACAGCGACAGCGGCAGCACCCACAGAAGCGGCGCTGCCGCGACGTCGGTGGAGATGTGCGCGGTGACGGCGATGAGCAGTCCCGACGGCACCGCGGCGAGGAAGATCCAGCGCAGCCGCGTCACGAGGCCGGGGGCCGGCGCATTGATCTCCTCGGTCCGCGCATCGACCACCGCCAGTTTTGGCGAGCGCAGCAGCAGCACGCCACAGGCGGCGATCAGGAGAATCAGGAGGCCATAGCCGCCGGTCCAGAACCGGTTCTGCGTGTGCAGCGTGAACATCGGCTCCAGCAGGAACGGATAGGACAACAGCGCCAGGAAGCTGCCGATGTTGGAGGAGGCATAGAGGAAATAGGGATCGTGTCCGGCGGGATGGCCGGTGCGGACGAACCAGGCTTGCAGCAGCGGATTGTTGGCGGCGAGCGCGAAGAACGGCAGTCCGATCGAGACCACGAACAGGCCGAGCAGCCAGACCGCATAGCCCGACGCGGGCGGCTCGCCATAGGCGGTGGCGATGCCGAGCGGCAGCGTGGCGAAGGCCAGGGCCAGCAACACCAGATGCACCACCACCGGAACGATCCGGTTCCGGACCTGCATCAACAGATGCGCATAGGCGTAGCCCGCCAGCAGCAGCGACTGGAAGAACACCATGGCGACCGACCACACCGCCGGCGAGCCGCCCAGACGCGGCAGCACCATCTTCGTGAACAGCGGCTGCACCGAGAACAGCAGCAGCGCGCTGACGAAGATCGCAGCGGTGTAGACCGCCAGCAGCAGCCGGTTGCGCGACGACGACGGCTGCTCCGTGGCGGCGGGTTGCACGATCGAATCCATGAAAGCTCCGGCAAAAGCGTTTTCCGGCGAAGTGGGCACCGGTTCGCGCGAGAAGACGCGTCGGACAGTTCCTCCGGCGGGCGCCGGACGGGGCGCAATGGAGCACAAGGCGCCTGAACGGGCAATAAAGGGGCTCGTGATGTTGCAGCGAGGAATGCTTGATATAGAGATGTCATTCCGGGATGGTCCGAAGGACCAGACCACAGGTGCGCAGTTGCGCACCGGGGAATCTCGAGATTCCGGGTTCGATGCTCCGGGCCGCGCTACGCGGTCCCGTCGCATCGCCCCGGAATGACTGTGGAACATTCAGAAGCTCCCATGACCGAAACCGACGTCGTCATCATCGGCGCTGGCCATAACGGCCTCACCTGCGCGGCCTATCTCGCGATGGCGGGGCTGCGCGTGCGCGTGGTCGAGCGTCGCAAGGTGGTCGGCGGAGCGGCGGTCACGGAGGAGTTTCATCCGGGTTTCCGCAATTCTGTCGCAGCCTACACCGTGAGCCTGCTCAATCCGCAGGTGATCCGCGACCTCGGGCTTGCCGAGCAGGGCCTGCGTATCGTCGAACGGCGGGCGCAGAATTTTCTGCCAGCGCCGGACGGCAGCTATCTGCTCACCGGCGAGGGACGGACAAAAGCGTCAGTCGCGCGGCTGAGCGCGCATGATGCGGACGCACTCGACGGCTTCTCGCGCGAGCTGGAAGACATCGCCGACGTGCTGCGGCAGTTCGTGCTGCGCGCGCCGCCGAACCTGCTCGACGGTTTTGGCACCAACGCGATCCGCGAGGCCGTGAACGCATTGCAGAGCGCCAACATCCTGCGCGGCCTCACGCTGGAGCAAAGCCGCAGCCTGCTCGATCTCTTCACCCGCTCGGCCGGCGAGATGCTTGACGAGCGCTTCGAGCACGATCTAGTCAAGGCGCTGTTCGGCTTCGATGCCATCGTCGGCAATTATGCGAGCCCCTACGCCGCCGGCTCGGCCTATGTGATGCTGCATCACGCCTTCGGCGAGGTGAACGGCAAGAAGGGCGTCTGGGGCCACGCCATCGGCGGCATGGGCGCGATCACGCAGGCGATGGCGCGCGCCGCGCAGGGCCGGGGCGTCGCGATCGACACGGACGCCGGCGTGCGCGAGGTGATCGTCGAACGCGACCGCGCCGTCGGCGTCGTGCTGGAGAACGGCGCGACGATCCGGGCGAAATACGTAGCGGCCAACGTCAATCCAAAGCTGCTCTATACGCGGCTGATCGCGGCCGACGCCCTGCCGAAGGACTTCCTCGCCCGCATCCGGCACTGGAAGAACGGCTCCGGCACCTTCCGCATGAACGTGGCCCTGGACCGCCTGCCCTCCTTCACGGCGCTGCCGGATGACGGCGATCACCTCACCTCGGGCATCATCCTGGCGCCGAGCCTCGGCTACATGGACCGGGCCTTTCTCGATGCGCGCGCGCACGGCTGGAGCCGCGAACCCGTGGTCGAGATGCTGATCCCCTCCACGCTCGACGACACGCTGGCGCCCGAAGGCAAGCATGTCGCGAGCCTGTTCTGCCAGCACGTCGCGCCGGAGCTTCCCGACAGCAGATCCTGGGACGACCATCGCGACGAGGTCGCCGATCTCATGATCGCGACGGTGGACAGCTACGCGCCGGGTTTTGCGTCAAGCGTGCTCGGCCGCCAGATTCTCTCGCCGCTGGATCTCGAACGGCAGTTCGGCCTCCTCGGCGGCGACATCTTCCACGGCGCGCTGACGCTGAACCAGCTGTTCTCGGCACGGCCGATGCTGGGCCATGCCGATTATCGCGGCCCCCTGAAAGGCCTCTATCACTGCGGCTCCGGCGCCCATCCCGGCGGCGGCGTCACCGGCGCCCCCGGCCACAACGCAGCACAAGCGATCCTGCGGGATCACCGGTCGCTGTTCGGAAGCCGTGGATAGGTCTGTGGATGGGCTGTGGACAGGCTGTCGAGAGGTGTGTGCCCGGGAAGAGGATGGCGGCACCGGACCATCGGGACAAGTCTGGGGAAAGGCGGTGGAAAACCGCTGGCCAACGACGGGACGAGCCGGTGGATAACGCTCTGGCAAATGGCGGACAACCCGTGGACACCGGCCGGGAATCGCACGCGGGAAAATGACTTCGCCCGCCAGGAGCAATTCCCGAGCGGGCGCTAGTCAGACATAGCCTACGAAGAAACTAGCCCCCGCTGGGAAATGGGAGGCGGAAATTACTTCAAGGAGGTGCTAATCGAAGTGAACTTTTCGTTCATCGTGGTGCCCAGGCCGTTCACCACGGTGATGATCGCCAGCGCGATACCGGCCGCGATAAGGCCGTACTCGATTGCGGTCGCACCGGATTCATTGGACCAGAACTTCAAAATCATGCGCGTCAAGACTCGCCTCCATTTCTATTTCAAGCTGCGTTGGTTCGCCCCAACATCCGAAAATTTACGGAGCGCAACCTTCGGACGGGTTAATCCCGGAACCGCAAGTTATGCGGAAAATTGGGAACAAAAGTTCCAAAAATTGAACCTGACGGAACCCTAGCATGCAGCCTTCCCCTACCCATCGCGCCAGCTTTTCGATCGGCAGCGAGGCCGCGGCCCGGCGCGTCGTCGACGTGCTCACCGAGGTGTTTTTCGAAGGCGATGCCGCGGTCGCCGCCTTCGAACGGCCGGACGGACAATGGGACGTCACGCTGCATTTTGCGGATGCGCCGGACCAGGCTTGGCTGCGCGAACTCGTTGTAAATTCGGCAGGAAATGAGATCGCCGACACGCTTGCCTTCGACACCGTCGAAGCCAAGGACTGGGTCAAGGCCAGCCTGGAAGACCTCGTCCCGGTGCCGGCCGGACGCTTCGTCGTGCACGGCAGCCATGACCGCGACCGCGTCGCGCCGAACAAGCTCAAGATCGAGATCGAGGCGGCGCTCGCCTTCGGCACCGGCCATCACGGCACCACGCGCGGCTGTTTACTCCTGCTTGACCATGTCCTGAAGAGTTCCCGCCCGAGCAACGTGCTCGACCTCGGCACCGGAACCGGCGTGCTGGCCATCGCGGCGGCGAAGGCACTGCATCGCGCCGTGCTTGCCTCCGACATCGACCCGCCCTCCGTGCGGGTGGCGGCCGAGAACGGCCGGCTGAACGAAGTCGGTCACCATGTGCGGGTGATCCGCGCCACCGGCTTCGCCGCGCCGGATTTTGCCCGGGCGGGCCCGTTCGACCTGGTGCTGGCCAACATCCTTGCCAATCCGCTGCGGCACCTGGCGAGCCCGATGGCGCGGCACCTGGCGCCCGGCGCGCGCGTCATCCTCTCCGGCCTGCTGACGCACCAGGCCCCCGCCGTGATCGCCGCCTATCGCGCACGCGGCCTCGTGCCGCTGCGGCATTTGCGGATCGAGGGATGGAGCAGCCTGTTGCTGAGGAAGGTGGGGTAAGCTGATCAAGCATCCGCGACGGCGGTGTGCTCCCTCGCCCCGCTCTTGTCCGCCGAAGCTATGGCGAAGGCGGATGCGGGGCCGCGACGAGCTTCGCTCGCGCTGAGAGGGTTGGGGTGAGGGGGAGTCTCCACGGGGGCGGTGAGAACTGGACTCGCGGAGAGTCCCCCTCACCCGGATTGCTTCGCAATCCGACCTCTCTCCGCAAGCGGGGCGAGGTGAACAAACACCGCCTACTCCGCCGGCTTCTCGTCCCGGCGCATCGCGCGCTCGCCCTGCAAGGCGCGCCGGGCGCGGCGCTCGGCGAAACGGTCGATCATCTGGCTGATGAGACCGCGCGGCTTCTTCGGTGTGGTTGCGGCCGGGGCCCGGCGGGCCGGCGGCGAAATCTTCTCAAACGTGAACGCTGGCATCGTGTGTCCCCTCGCCGTTGAGTAGAAACACTTGCTCGAATTTCCCTGTTATCCGGACGGAGCTCAAAGGCCGCATCCCTTTACTCCACTCGACTCAAGCGGAACTTTTTCAAGCACAGTCCATGCCAGATGCGCCGCGAATGCGTCCACATTGCGGAGCGATCCCCATAATCCTAAAGTGGTCCACCATGTTCGAAGCACACTTCCAGACATTCGAAGAGCCCGAGGCCGGCGTCGCATTGACGGCGCGCCTTGCGGCGCTCCGCGAAGAACTCGCCCGCCGCAAGCTGACCGGCTTCGTCATTCCGCGCGCCGACCAGCAGCAGAATGAATATGTGGCGCCCTCGGAAGAGCGGCTCGCCTGGCTGACCGGCTTCACCGGATCGGCGGGACTGGCGGTGGTGCTGACCCGCGAAGCCGCATTGTTCGTGGACGGCCGCTACACGATCCAGGCGGCCAAGCAGGTCGATGCAAAGGCCTGGGCGGTGGAATCGCTGATCGACCCGCCGCCGGAGAGCTGGGTGTCGGCGCATCTGAAAGCCGGCGACCGCCTCGGATTTGATCCATGGCTGCACACTTTTGCGGCAGCCGAGCGCCTCGCCGCCGCCTGCACCAGGGCCGGCGCCGAGCTGGTAGCGGTCGACAGCAACCCGGTGGACGCGGTCTGGCACGACCGGCCGCAGCCGCCGCTTGCTCCCGTCGCCGTGCACGGAGTGCAACATGCCGGCATCGGCGAGGCCGAGAAGCTGGCTCAGATCAAAAGCGAGATCACCAAGCTCGGCGCCGATGCGCTGGTGCTGTCGGACAGTCATGCGGTGGCCTGGACTTTCAACATCCGCGGCGCCGACGTCGCGCATACCCCGCTGCCGCTGTCCTACGCGCTGGTGCCGAAGGACGGCCGGCCGACCATCTTCATCGACCACCGCAAGCTCTCCAACCTGACGCGCGACCATCTCGAGCAATCGGCCGACGTGCGCGAGCCCGATGCGATGGCGCCGACGCTGATGGCGCTGGCCAAGAGCGGCGCCGCGATCGCGCTCGACAATGCCACCGCGGCCGACGCGCTGAGCCGGCTGATCGCCGGCGCCGGCGGCAAGCCGGTGCGCGGCAGCGATCCGATTGCGCTGCTCAAGGCGGTCAAGAACGCGACCGAGATCAAGGGCACGCAGACGGCGCATCGCCGCGATGCCGTGGCGCTGGCGCGCTTCCTCGCCTTCATCGATCGCGAGGCGCCCAGCGGCAAGCTCACCGAGATCGACGCGGTGGAGGCGCTGGAGACATTCCGCCGCGACACCGGCGCGCTGAAGGACGTGTCGTTCCCGACAATATCGGGCACCGGCCCGAACGGCGCCATCGTGCACTACCGCGTCACCCGCAAGAGCAACCGGCGCATCGCGCCCGGCGACCTGCTGCTGATCGATTCCGGCGCTCAATATGAAGACGGCACCACCGACGTGACGCGCACCATGGCGGTCGGCGAGCCCACGGGCGAGATGCGCGACCGCTTCACCCGCGTGCTGCGCGGCCACATCGCGATCGCGCGCGCGATCTTCCCCGACGGCACCAATGGCGCGCAGCTCGACACGCTGGCGCGGCAATATCTCTGGGCCGCCGGCGTCGATTTCGAGCACGGCACCGGCCATGGCGTCGGCAGCTATCTCAGTGTTCACGAAGGACCGGCGCGGATCTCGAAGCTCGGCACCACGCCGCTGAAGCGCGGCATGATCCTCTCCAACGAGCCCGGCTACTATAAGACCGACGGTTTCGGCATCCGCATCGAGAACCTCGAGCTGGTCGTCGCCGCCGACATCAAGGGCGCCGAGAAGCCGATGAACGCGTTCGAGACGCTGACCCTGGCACCGATCGACCGCCGGCTGATCGATGTCGCCATGCTGACCAAAGACGAGCTCGACTGGCTCAATGCCTACCACGCGCGTGTGCGGGCCGAGGTAGGGCCGGCGCTGGACGAGGCAACGAAGGCGTGGCTCGATCAGGCGACGGCGGAGCTGAAGGCGTAAGGTCGTCATTCAGAGTGCAGCGCATAGCACTACGCGATTTGTGCAAGGCTATTCCCTCACCCACAGCCGTCATGCCCCGCCACCGGGTCTCGCCTTCGGCGAGCCCGATGACAGGCTCCGGCGGGGCATCCAGTACGCCGCAGCGTCTCCTTATCCCACTTCCGTCCCTGGAATACTGGATTCCCCGCCTTCGCGGGGAAAGACACCGCATTTGTGGAACGAGACGTGCGCCCAGTCGGTCTCCATCGCGCT
Protein-coding regions in this window:
- a CDS encoding phytoene desaturase family protein, whose translation is MTETDVVIIGAGHNGLTCAAYLAMAGLRVRVVERRKVVGGAAVTEEFHPGFRNSVAAYTVSLLNPQVIRDLGLAEQGLRIVERRAQNFLPAPDGSYLLTGEGRTKASVARLSAHDADALDGFSRELEDIADVLRQFVLRAPPNLLDGFGTNAIREAVNALQSANILRGLTLEQSRSLLDLFTRSAGEMLDERFEHDLVKALFGFDAIVGNYASPYAAGSAYVMLHHAFGEVNGKKGVWGHAIGGMGAITQAMARAAQGRGVAIDTDAGVREVIVERDRAVGVVLENGATIRAKYVAANVNPKLLYTRLIAADALPKDFLARIRHWKNGSGTFRMNVALDRLPSFTALPDDGDHLTSGIILAPSLGYMDRAFLDARAHGWSREPVVEMLIPSTLDDTLAPEGKHVASLFCQHVAPELPDSRSWDDHRDEVADLMIATVDSYAPGFASSVLGRQILSPLDLERQFGLLGGDIFHGALTLNQLFSARPMLGHADYRGPLKGLYHCGSGAHPGGGVTGAPGHNAAQAILRDHRSLFGSRG
- a CDS encoding aminopeptidase P family protein, which encodes MFEAHFQTFEEPEAGVALTARLAALREELARRKLTGFVIPRADQQQNEYVAPSEERLAWLTGFTGSAGLAVVLTREAALFVDGRYTIQAAKQVDAKAWAVESLIDPPPESWVSAHLKAGDRLGFDPWLHTFAAAERLAAACTRAGAELVAVDSNPVDAVWHDRPQPPLAPVAVHGVQHAGIGEAEKLAQIKSEITKLGADALVLSDSHAVAWTFNIRGADVAHTPLPLSYALVPKDGRPTIFIDHRKLSNLTRDHLEQSADVREPDAMAPTLMALAKSGAAIALDNATAADALSRLIAGAGGKPVRGSDPIALLKAVKNATEIKGTQTAHRRDAVALARFLAFIDREAPSGKLTEIDAVEALETFRRDTGALKDVSFPTISGTGPNGAIVHYRVTRKSNRRIAPGDLLLIDSGAQYEDGTTDVTRTMAVGEPTGEMRDRFTRVLRGHIAIARAIFPDGTNGAQLDTLARQYLWAAGVDFEHGTGHGVGSYLSVHEGPARISKLGTTPLKRGMILSNEPGYYKTDGFGIRIENLELVVAADIKGAEKPMNAFETLTLAPIDRRLIDVAMLTKDELDWLNAYHARVRAEVGPALDEATKAWLDQATAELKA
- a CDS encoding Flp family type IVb pilin: MILKFWSNESGATAIEYGLIAAGIALAIITVVNGLGTTMNEKFTSISTSLK
- a CDS encoding spermidine synthase, translating into MDSIVQPAATEQPSSSRNRLLLAVYTAAIFVSALLLFSVQPLFTKMVLPRLGGSPAVWSVAMVFFQSLLLAGYAYAHLLMQVRNRIVPVVVHLVLLALAFATLPLGIATAYGEPPASGYAVWLLGLFVVSIGLPFFALAANNPLLQAWFVRTGHPAGHDPYFLYASSNIGSFLALLSYPFLLEPMFTLHTQNRFWTGGYGLLILLIAACGVLLLRSPKLAVVDARTEEINAPAPGLVTRLRWIFLAAVPSGLLIAVTAHISTDVAAAPLLWVLPLSLYLLTWVVVFQSRPLLPHKWMLMLQPVAIAGVVFLLAFGGEQNLLLTLGGHQLCFFVIAMACHGELARTRPAAKYLTGFYVALSFGGMVGGLFAGLVAPFTFSWIAEYPILIALAALCRPSANERVARIVKWYWLALAALAVALVAPSYTTGSLSTWFEDHRVWIAGSVGVLAALLALALNAGRWKIFATVALALALIRVYPADEGRVTTVRSFFGVHKIVETPGGYFHVLMHGTTIHGAERFRNNDGTPVTGRPEAITYYHKDGGIGQAITALRERKGAPLKVAAIGVGSGTLACAAEPGESWKFFEIDQSMVDAARDPKNFRYISSCLPDLKPVIGDARLTFAKEPDGAYDLIIVDAYSSDAIPIHLATEEAMKIYKDKLAPHGAVVMHVSNRHLDLETVVVGIADANDLKSWVFNEDSGRDADYIFSTDVVISAREEADVGKIASSKVWEQTEADDRVRVWTDDYSNILGALYRRLRDGE
- a CDS encoding glycerophosphodiester phosphodiesterase gives rise to the protein MPSRAATILTVLSVLTAGEAMALDLEAHRGGRALLPENTLPAFANALSMGVDTLELDVGVTADGAVIISHERGLNPDLARDANGAYVAPPGTPFVRLRLEEVGSYDVGQLRPDSAYAKQFPEQRAVPGTRIPTLRQLFALVRKSGNDRVRFNIETKIDPNHPDESLDPQGFVTKLLGLIEAEKFSERVMIQSFDWRTLQLVQQQAPTIPTVYLTLQRGSGQTVVLDKATNWTAGFSPADHGGSLPRTIKAAGGAIWSPYFGDVTAALVSEAHGLGLRVVVWTVNKPEDMTRMIEIGVDGIISDRPDLLRQVAGEKGLALPAGTPVAP
- a CDS encoding L,D-transpeptidase yields the protein MRSFFITFTSLLLLSAGTAQAKVEITIDKDNQQMTVAVDGVARYHWPVSTGIPSRETPNGAFRTFRMEEDHYSKEFDDAPMPHAIFFTKVGHAIHGTDSVGRLGTPASHGCVRLSRQNASTLYALVQQQGVLNTTVTLTGSAQVALARNPRGRTNNAVARAPQPAEEQYATSGDPVNLTPPAQPARRYMPQDDNYIYPADGSDTGARYPAPRPASRPLYDAQVYQQQPQQYYNQGYGQQGYYQPQPRQYYQPRGYYYQN
- a CDS encoding 50S ribosomal protein L11 methyltransferase — its product is MQPSPTHRASFSIGSEAAARRVVDVLTEVFFEGDAAVAAFERPDGQWDVTLHFADAPDQAWLRELVVNSAGNEIADTLAFDTVEAKDWVKASLEDLVPVPAGRFVVHGSHDRDRVAPNKLKIEIEAALAFGTGHHGTTRGCLLLLDHVLKSSRPSNVLDLGTGTGVLAIAAAKALHRAVLASDIDPPSVRVAAENGRLNEVGHHVRVIRATGFAAPDFARAGPFDLVLANILANPLRHLASPMARHLAPGARVILSGLLTHQAPAVIAAYRARGLVPLRHLRIEGWSSLLLRKVG